Proteins found in one Leptospira bouyouniensis genomic segment:
- a CDS encoding glycerol-3-phosphate dehydrogenase/oxidase: MKHSTKQENSRLDHLKKEYDIIIIGGGITGANVLWDATLRGYNCLLAEKNDYASGTSQATSKLIHGGLRYLKNFEISLVRESLSERRYLAKISPHAVRPMGFIIPIRSWFQRIQLLLGMELYNLLSYDRNKEIDPDVQLPKYRWNSLAETIYKVIGLSRNALKGSFQYYDYANPNPEKHTTEFILSAKEKGAHAFNYLSVTTLKKQNSGGYTVGLTDEITGKKVLVSAKVVVNSAGPWADVIESMAGISAEKKLVRSKGIHAVVRNICGNECVVLSKRDGSHLFVIPWRGKTIIGTTDTAYEDDPDKFKVKQSEIVDLIDEVNYSFGFAKLTLKDVEYYYGGLRPLVEDPGSTEGTYSASRKSEIFHYEKEGFPGFFSALGGKYTTSRAVAESLVNSIDMFSKGIESPSATKFTPLLGGRYQNLKELVSEIQFKHPHVPGLKIDSLVRRYGSTTWRILQGKGSDVYRIPNGELYFEEEVEYIVLHEDIHHLTDFYFRRSGVGTVGKLDTSERSRLDKKIAKLLGWNSERLREESKKVDERYQWFVD, translated from the coding sequence ATGAAACATAGCACCAAACAAGAAAATTCGAGACTCGATCATTTAAAAAAAGAATATGACATAATCATTATCGGTGGTGGGATCACTGGAGCCAATGTATTATGGGATGCAACTTTACGTGGATATAATTGTCTACTTGCTGAAAAAAATGATTACGCTTCAGGTACAAGCCAGGCTACTTCAAAACTGATCCATGGTGGACTTCGGTATTTAAAAAATTTTGAAATCAGTCTTGTACGTGAGTCATTATCGGAAAGGCGGTATTTGGCAAAAATTTCTCCCCATGCAGTTCGTCCAATGGGTTTTATCATACCGATTCGATCTTGGTTCCAAAGGATCCAATTATTGCTAGGGATGGAGTTGTACAACCTATTATCTTATGACAGAAACAAAGAAATCGATCCCGATGTACAACTTCCCAAATATAGATGGAATTCTCTTGCAGAAACAATTTATAAAGTGATCGGGTTGAGTAGAAATGCGCTCAAAGGGAGTTTTCAATACTATGATTATGCAAATCCTAACCCTGAAAAACATACAACAGAGTTTATCCTCTCAGCCAAAGAGAAAGGTGCTCATGCATTTAATTACCTTTCAGTCACTACCTTAAAAAAGCAAAATAGCGGTGGTTATACGGTTGGGTTAACGGATGAAATTACTGGCAAAAAAGTTTTGGTGTCTGCCAAGGTAGTTGTGAATTCAGCTGGGCCATGGGCCGATGTGATTGAATCAATGGCCGGGATCTCTGCAGAAAAAAAGTTAGTGCGATCCAAAGGGATTCATGCAGTTGTTCGGAATATCTGTGGAAACGAATGTGTTGTTTTATCCAAACGTGATGGATCCCATCTTTTTGTTATCCCTTGGAGGGGGAAAACCATCATTGGAACTACAGACACAGCTTATGAAGATGATCCAGACAAATTTAAAGTCAAACAATCGGAGATCGTAGATTTAATTGACGAAGTAAATTATAGTTTTGGATTCGCAAAACTAACGCTAAAAGATGTTGAATATTATTATGGGGGGTTACGGCCTCTTGTTGAAGATCCAGGTAGCACAGAAGGTACTTATTCAGCTTCACGTAAATCTGAAATTTTCCATTATGAAAAGGAAGGGTTTCCTGGCTTTTTCTCAGCGTTAGGTGGGAAATATACAACAAGTCGAGCAGTTGCAGAGAGTTTAGTGAATTCAATTGATATGTTTTCCAAAGGGATCGAATCACCTTCTGCTACAAAGTTCACACCTCTTCTTGGAGGACGGTACCAAAATTTGAAAGAATTGGTGAGTGAGATCCAATTCAAACACCCTCATGTTCCTGGATTAAAAATCGATTCCTTGGTGAGACGATATGGAAGTACTACTTGGCGAATTTTACAAGGGAAAGGATCGGATGTATATCGAATCCCCAACGGTGAGTTATATTTTGAAGAGGAAGTAGAATACATTGTTTTACACGAGGATATTCACCATCTAACCGATTTTTATTTTAGAAGGTCTGGTGTTGGTACTGTTGGGAAATTGGATACTTCTGAACGTTCAAGATTAGATAAAAAAATAGCAAAGTTACTTGGTTGGAATTCAGAACGTCTGCGAGAAGAAAGTAAAAAAGTAGATGAACGTTATCAGTGGTTTGTGGACTAA
- a CDS encoding acyl-CoA thioesterase, producing the protein MPRIVIDIPTHLVYETSLSVRISDINFAGHLAHDAILTLTHECRARFFHSHGWTEINVEGKGIVVSDVAIVYKSEAFFPDDLRMQLFVDQISKKSLDMVYVITHKNDGKEIARAKTAIVFFDYAERKACSIPDIFLKAIENKV; encoded by the coding sequence ATGCCAAGAATTGTTATCGATATTCCAACCCATTTAGTTTACGAGACATCCTTAAGCGTAAGGATTTCTGATATTAACTTTGCAGGCCACTTAGCCCACGATGCCATTTTAACCTTAACCCATGAATGTAGAGCACGGTTTTTTCATTCCCATGGTTGGACAGAAATCAATGTGGAAGGGAAGGGGATCGTTGTCTCGGATGTAGCGATTGTATATAAATCAGAAGCATTTTTTCCAGATGATTTACGAATGCAATTGTTCGTAGATCAAATTTCAAAGAAGTCATTAGACATGGTTTATGTCATCACACATAAAAATGATGGTAAGGAAATTGCCAGGGCAAAAACTGCGATTGTATTTTTTGATTATGCAGAAAGGAAAGCTTGCTCCATCCCTGACATTTTTCTAAAAGCTATCGAAAATAAAGTATAA
- a CDS encoding P-loop NTPase fold protein — MIDSTETLSQLVSQALLGEKFPIAKIISKIETENNLDFRESLFHEIQSQKPNAKDGLTIGITGTPGAGKSSLLGELCRLFLNFAPDKKMAIVAIDPSSNVSGGSILGDRTRVTLPRRDTRIYFRSQPSQLELGGLNPYTYHVIRFLRKIFDYVFIETVGIGQNEISVSLVSDISFLVMQPLGGDQVQFMKSGIMEVPEAFIINKCDEESLANSSYYMLQSTLEFIKDILPDQSLPPIFKTSVTKRKGIEELLSYILHYPKRKDKNAETITQLMQWIRNEYGRFGIGIWEKMESNSWNKAVRLSPLGGIHKLNYEEEERKFVSLIQKQITS; from the coding sequence TTGATTGATTCCACTGAAACATTATCACAATTGGTTTCCCAAGCCTTACTCGGTGAAAAGTTCCCCATAGCCAAAATCATCTCAAAAATTGAAACTGAAAACAATTTAGATTTCAGGGAATCCTTATTTCATGAAATCCAATCACAAAAACCAAATGCAAAAGATGGGCTCACCATTGGAATCACAGGGACACCTGGTGCCGGCAAATCTTCGTTACTTGGTGAACTTTGTCGTTTATTCCTAAATTTTGCACCTGACAAAAAAATGGCGATCGTTGCTATTGACCCCTCTTCCAATGTAAGTGGAGGTTCAATCCTTGGAGACAGAACAAGGGTGACACTTCCCAGAAGGGATACAAGAATCTACTTTCGATCGCAACCTTCTCAACTAGAACTTGGGGGTCTTAATCCTTACACCTACCATGTGATCCGTTTCTTAAGAAAAATTTTTGATTATGTGTTTATAGAAACCGTAGGCATTGGACAAAATGAAATCTCTGTTTCATTGGTATCCGACATTTCATTCCTTGTGATGCAACCACTAGGTGGTGACCAAGTTCAGTTTATGAAATCAGGCATTATGGAAGTGCCTGAGGCTTTTATCATCAACAAATGTGACGAAGAATCGCTTGCCAATTCAAGTTATTATATGCTACAATCAACGCTTGAATTTATCAAAGATATCCTTCCAGACCAATCCCTTCCTCCGATTTTCAAAACTTCTGTTACGAAAAGGAAAGGAATCGAGGAGCTATTGAGTTATATCCTTCATTATCCAAAACGAAAGGATAAAAATGCAGAGACAATAACCCAACTCATGCAGTGGATCAGAAATGAATACGGTCGATTTGGTATTGGAATTTGGGAAAAAATGGAATCAAATTCCTGGAACAAAGCGGTAAGATTAAGCCCGTTAGGTGGGATTCACAAACTTAATTATGAAGAGGAAGAACGAAAATTTGTCTCCCTCATCCAAAAACAAATTACATCTTAG